Proteins from a single region of Starkeya sp. ORNL1:
- a CDS encoding Hsp20 family protein, with the protein MRTFDFAPLYRSTVGFDRLFDLLDTATTARSDWPPYNIEKTGEHEYRITMAIAGFRPEEVELTQQGNTLLVAGKKAPDAEDHQMLHQGIAFRNFTQTFNVADYVKVAGATLRDGLLSVDLVREVPEQLKPRRIDIASTATPTAESHVKQIDQAKAA; encoded by the coding sequence ATGAGAACCTTCGACTTCGCACCCCTGTATCGCTCCACCGTCGGCTTTGACCGGCTGTTCGACCTTCTCGATACCGCGACCACGGCAAGGTCCGATTGGCCGCCCTACAACATCGAGAAGACGGGCGAGCATGAATACCGTATCACGATGGCCATCGCAGGCTTCCGGCCGGAAGAGGTCGAACTCACCCAGCAAGGCAATACGTTGCTGGTCGCCGGCAAGAAGGCCCCGGACGCGGAGGACCATCAGATGCTTCACCAGGGCATCGCATTCCGCAATTTCACGCAGACCTTCAACGTCGCGGACTACGTGAAGGTGGCTGGTGCCACGCTTCGCGATGGCCTGCTTTCGGTCGACCTCGTGCGCGAGGTGCCGGAACAGTTGAAGCCTCGGCGCATCGACATCGCGTCTACAGCGACCCCGACCGCCGAAAGCCACGTGAAGCAGATCGATCAGGCCAAGGCGGCCTAA
- a CDS encoding phage tail tape measure protein, with amino-acid sequence MATLTSSLLVKLIDGVSGPAKVAASSLQGLRRVAGGVSGGIGGVLAASETSASRFGRTLLGVAGTAAIVGFALKRAFDGPVDASLAYGTILEDIGQKADLSGGQLQDLGETIRKIARDSNQAAQQTAGTFDTLLGLGLGGKTNAEDVSNALGMLPAINKTATAYRAASDDIARAGQAVFANLKVPSNEVIRAFDAMAASGKEGAFELRDMARYFPSITALGQNLGIKGVKGAADLAAALQVVRQGAGNAEEAATNLINVLQKAGTPTTQKAFKKMGINFREEMKKLTKKGMSPIEAMVETTRKAMAKGATIGDLFEDRQAQLGMLALLQDTERYRKIREQALSASGMVEADFARRIQTSQAAFDRFRASAENLQIAIGNKVMPVVTTFLDSFTQGLNTLDQRVSIFDRIGKAIGGFASGLGFDGVKDLKGGLEGLMNLVLGNIGTLDRDTDQLAVIFGRFREMGSAARALADGVGAVMGPLPGFIGSDWGTIIGWGATIGGAALGFAAFGKALSLIGRALWILSGASAGVAVLRALLGAVGIGTAAGAGVAGAAAAGGGLLAGATRLVKIGTWLAAIVAAYQGIEALLDRLNSSTATESGAPDPLGEKYRQDHPAYTPPEGGSQGFYDRRMQERQRFRQQNGLPPISGAPAGAGGIGSDFATGVQQQVDTAKAAVESLDTATGTPNIDTRSIDQAIEKVQRLLDAIQNVNSSTVSPRIGSPRLGQGLRGIHADIELE; translated from the coding sequence ATGGCGACGCTGACTTCCTCTCTGCTGGTGAAGCTCATCGACGGCGTGAGCGGCCCGGCCAAGGTCGCGGCATCTTCGCTGCAGGGTCTGCGCCGCGTCGCCGGCGGCGTCAGTGGCGGCATTGGCGGTGTGCTGGCTGCGAGCGAAACTTCAGCATCCCGGTTCGGTCGGACGCTCCTCGGAGTGGCCGGTACGGCGGCGATCGTTGGTTTCGCGCTGAAGAGGGCTTTCGACGGGCCCGTCGACGCCTCACTGGCCTACGGGACGATTCTCGAAGACATCGGCCAGAAAGCTGACCTATCCGGCGGCCAGCTGCAGGATCTCGGCGAGACCATCCGCAAGATCGCCCGGGACAGCAACCAAGCTGCACAGCAAACCGCCGGAACGTTCGACACGCTGCTCGGTCTTGGTCTTGGCGGCAAGACCAATGCAGAGGACGTCAGCAACGCGCTGGGCATGCTGCCGGCGATCAACAAGACCGCGACGGCCTATCGCGCGGCCTCGGACGATATCGCCCGCGCCGGCCAGGCGGTGTTTGCCAACCTGAAGGTGCCGTCGAACGAGGTCATCCGCGCCTTCGATGCGATGGCGGCCAGCGGCAAGGAAGGTGCCTTTGAGTTGCGCGACATGGCGCGGTACTTCCCGTCAATTACCGCGCTTGGTCAGAACCTCGGCATCAAGGGTGTAAAGGGCGCGGCTGATCTCGCCGCGGCGCTGCAGGTCGTGCGCCAGGGCGCCGGAAACGCCGAGGAGGCGGCCACCAATCTAATCAACGTGCTCCAGAAAGCCGGCACGCCGACGACGCAGAAGGCATTCAAGAAGATGGGCATCAATTTCCGCGAGGAAATGAAGAAGCTCACGAAGAAAGGCATGTCGCCGATCGAGGCGATGGTCGAGACCACGCGCAAGGCGATGGCGAAGGGCGCCACCATCGGCGATCTCTTTGAGGATCGCCAGGCGCAGCTCGGCATGCTGGCGCTGCTGCAGGACACGGAACGCTACCGCAAGATCCGGGAGCAGGCGCTTTCGGCGTCGGGCATGGTGGAAGCGGACTTCGCGCGCCGCATCCAGACCTCGCAGGCCGCGTTCGATCGCTTCCGGGCGTCGGCGGAGAACCTTCAGATCGCCATCGGCAACAAGGTCATGCCGGTGGTGACCACGTTCCTCGACAGCTTCACGCAGGGGCTCAACACCCTCGACCAGCGGGTGTCGATCTTTGATCGCATCGGCAAGGCTATCGGCGGCTTCGCCTCCGGGCTCGGCTTCGACGGCGTGAAGGACCTGAAGGGCGGCCTTGAAGGCCTAATGAACCTTGTCCTCGGCAACATCGGGACACTCGATCGAGATACGGATCAGCTCGCCGTCATTTTCGGTCGCTTCCGTGAAATGGGGTCCGCGGCAAGGGCGCTCGCGGACGGCGTCGGTGCGGTGATGGGCCCGCTGCCGGGCTTCATCGGTTCCGATTGGGGGACCATCATCGGGTGGGGCGCCACCATCGGCGGCGCCGCACTTGGCTTCGCCGCCTTCGGCAAGGCGCTCAGTCTCATCGGCCGCGCGTTATGGATCCTGTCCGGCGCCTCCGCCGGCGTCGCAGTGCTCCGCGCGCTGCTCGGCGCCGTTGGCATCGGCACGGCGGCCGGTGCTGGCGTCGCGGGCGCGGCTGCCGCAGGCGGTGGCCTGCTGGCTGGCGCCACGCGGCTAGTAAAAATAGGTACCTGGCTTGCCGCCATCGTTGCGGCGTATCAGGGCATCGAGGCCCTCCTCGACAGGCTGAACAGCTCAACGGCGACGGAGAGCGGCGCCCCGGATCCGCTTGGCGAGAAGTACCGGCAAGATCATCCGGCCTACACGCCGCCCGAAGGAGGCTCTCAGGGATTCTACGATCGCCGCATGCAGGAGCGCCAGCGCTTCCGGCAGCAAAACGGGCTGCCGCCCATCTCCGGCGCGCCGGCCGGCGCTGGCGGCATCGGATCCGACTTCGCCACTGGCGTGCAGCAGCAGGTCGACACGGCAAAGGCCGCGGTCGAGAGCCTCGACACCGCGACCGGCACCCCGAATATCGACACGAGATCGATCGACCAGGCGATTGAAAAGGTTCAGCGCCTGCTCGACGCGATCCAGAACGTGAATTCGTCAACCGTCTCGCCGCGGATCGGCAGCCCTCGGCTCGGCCAAGGTTTGCGGGGCATCCACGCCGACATCGAGCTAGAGTAA
- a CDS encoding phage tail assembly protein: protein MTTIALQCPVEIDGKQITSVDLRQPTGRGMIELSRHLPALTKLAEQNQAGANVMPDAAVIEALVCVAGVVAGIGSEAAGELAFSDITTIVMASQSFLEPALSAEPKSGGSSLPLSRAS, encoded by the coding sequence ATGACCACTATCGCCCTGCAGTGCCCCGTCGAGATCGACGGCAAGCAGATCACGTCGGTCGACCTCCGCCAGCCAACTGGCCGCGGGATGATTGAACTCTCTCGACACCTTCCAGCATTGACAAAGCTCGCCGAGCAGAACCAGGCGGGCGCGAACGTGATGCCGGACGCCGCGGTGATAGAGGCGCTCGTCTGTGTCGCTGGTGTCGTCGCCGGCATCGGCAGCGAGGCTGCAGGTGAATTGGCGTTCTCTGACATCACCACGATTGTCATGGCCAGCCAGAGTTTTTTGGAACCGGCGCTGTCGGCGGAGCCGAAGAGTGGCGGCTCGTCGTTGCCATTGTCGCGGGCGAGTTAA
- a CDS encoding MBL fold metallo-hydrolase: METKISEIAEGIYRLSTYVPDIAPPAGFTFNQFLVLGDEPLMFHTGLRRMFPLNHDALRRIIPPERLRWIAFGHFEADECGAMNEWLAVAPQATPAHGSTGCMVSLNDFADRAPRVLNDGEVIDLGAGKRVRFIDTPHTPHGWDAGVLYEESTRTLLCGDLFTQLGNDRALTEGDVVGPAIIAEDMFKYSSLNPGMGATIRGLSELAPRTLALMHGPSFTGDGTAALRALADEYDRRVRSRLAAPWNAAERSTD; this comes from the coding sequence ATGGAGACGAAGATCAGCGAGATCGCCGAGGGCATCTATCGGCTGTCGACCTATGTGCCGGACATCGCGCCGCCCGCCGGCTTCACCTTCAATCAGTTTCTCGTCCTGGGCGACGAGCCGCTGATGTTCCATACCGGTCTGCGCAGGATGTTTCCGCTCAACCATGACGCTCTCCGCCGCATCATCCCGCCGGAACGGCTGCGCTGGATCGCCTTCGGCCATTTCGAAGCCGACGAGTGCGGGGCGATGAACGAATGGCTCGCCGTTGCGCCTCAGGCAACGCCCGCGCATGGAAGCACCGGCTGCATGGTGTCGCTCAACGACTTCGCGGACCGTGCGCCTCGTGTGCTGAATGACGGCGAAGTCATCGACCTCGGCGCCGGCAAGAGGGTCCGCTTCATCGATACCCCGCACACTCCGCATGGTTGGGACGCCGGCGTGCTGTACGAGGAGTCAACGCGCACGCTGTTGTGCGGCGACCTGTTCACCCAGCTCGGCAATGACCGTGCATTGACCGAGGGCGATGTCGTCGGGCCGGCGATCATCGCGGAGGACATGTTCAAATATTCTTCGCTGAACCCCGGAATGGGCGCGACGATCCGCGGTCTCTCCGAGCTTGCACCGCGCACGCTGGCGCTCATGCATGGCCCGTCCTTTACCGGTGACGGCACCGCTGCCCTGCGCGCCCTCGCGGACGAGTACGACCGGCGTGTCCGCTCACGGCTTGCCGCGCCCTGGAATGCGGCTGAGCGCAGCACTGATTGA
- a CDS encoding TetR family transcriptional regulator, which translates to MIAERAGVQRHTLYAHFPDERSLNRACPALVVERAGAPQPRDVGAPSR; encoded by the coding sequence ATGATCGCAGAGCGTGCGGGCGTTCAGCGCCACACGCTCTATGCGCATTTTCCCGATGAACGCAGCCTGAATCGCGCCTGCCCGGCACTGGTCGTGGAGCGCGCAGGGGCACCACAACCGCGAGACGTCGGGGCGCCCTCTCGCTAA
- a CDS encoding alpha/beta hydrolase produces MHAPRRVFALAILTALAGVFTGLAGAPAAANPTAHTNHPQKLPPPPKRSETHVYLMRGLFGVFSLGMDDLAGKLNAKGYRSDVYAWDTWPQVTALVTQRYSDGHRGPVVIIGHSLGANSVFSVADTLHKQNIPVRVGVTFDATQPGQVPSNVAVFINFWARDGFGHPVQPAPDYTGDLEDYDLSTQPGIDHTNIDALDRFHQFIIGKLDGMTAPD; encoded by the coding sequence GTGCACGCACCTCGCCGCGTATTCGCACTCGCGATCCTTACGGCACTTGCCGGAGTGTTTACCGGCCTGGCGGGCGCGCCGGCCGCCGCCAACCCGACGGCGCATACCAACCACCCGCAGAAACTGCCGCCGCCGCCGAAGCGCTCCGAAACCCATGTCTATCTCATGCGCGGGCTGTTCGGCGTGTTCTCGCTCGGCATGGACGACCTTGCCGGCAAGCTGAACGCCAAGGGCTATCGCTCCGATGTCTATGCCTGGGATACCTGGCCGCAGGTCACCGCGCTCGTCACCCAGCGCTATAGTGACGGGCACCGCGGGCCAGTGGTGATCATCGGCCATTCGCTGGGCGCCAATTCGGTGTTCAGCGTCGCCGATACCCTGCACAAGCAGAATATTCCGGTGCGGGTCGGCGTCACCTTCGATGCCACGCAGCCCGGCCAGGTGCCGTCGAACGTCGCCGTCTTCATCAATTTCTGGGCCCGCGACGGCTTCGGCCACCCGGTGCAGCCGGCGCCCGACTACACCGGCGATCTCGAGGATTACGACCTGTCGACGCAGCCCGGCATCGACCACACCAATATCGATGCGCTCGATCGCTTCCACCAGTTCATCATCGGCAAGCTGGATGGGATGACGGCCCCGGACTGA
- a CDS encoding polysaccharide deacetylase family protein has translation MSVIRLVCLALVGAAALGAASPAAAQAAPTDPRCAGKLGTERVLAVDPAGLQVGTKHFPQTLPLADGEVVLTFDDGPLPGTTPQVLKALADQCVHATFFTVGRNSAAHPALMKRILAEGHTLGHHSMTHPMTLADMPFDKAVADIERGLAADDKAAYGSVGAKPRVPFFRFPGFGSSPALLDYLGKRGIAVFGADFWASDWNEMTPEVELKLVMERLDHAKRGILLLHDTRAQTVKMLPAFLAALKEHGYKIVHVVPAGEVATAPRP, from the coding sequence ATGTCCGTCATTCGTCTGGTTTGCCTTGCGTTGGTCGGCGCTGCCGCACTCGGCGCCGCTTCTCCTGCTGCCGCTCAAGCGGCCCCGACCGATCCCCGCTGTGCCGGCAAGCTCGGCACCGAACGCGTGCTGGCGGTCGATCCCGCCGGGCTGCAGGTCGGCACCAAGCATTTCCCGCAGACCTTGCCGCTCGCTGACGGCGAGGTGGTACTTACGTTCGATGACGGCCCGCTGCCGGGCACGACGCCGCAGGTGCTGAAGGCGCTGGCCGACCAGTGCGTGCACGCCACCTTCTTCACGGTCGGGCGCAATTCGGCGGCGCATCCGGCGCTGATGAAGCGCATCCTCGCCGAGGGCCACACGCTCGGCCACCACAGCATGACGCATCCGATGACGCTGGCCGATATGCCGTTCGACAAGGCGGTTGCCGATATCGAGCGCGGGCTAGCCGCCGACGACAAGGCGGCCTATGGCAGCGTCGGCGCCAAGCCGCGCGTGCCGTTCTTCCGCTTCCCCGGCTTCGGCTCCTCACCGGCGCTGCTGGACTATCTCGGCAAGCGCGGCATTGCCGTGTTCGGCGCCGATTTCTGGGCGAGCGACTGGAACGAGATGACGCCCGAGGTCGAACTCAAGCTGGTGATGGAGCGGCTTGACCATGCCAAGCGCGGCATCCTGCTGCTGCATGACACGCGCGCCCAGACGGTGAAGATGCTGCCGGCCTTCCTCGCCGCGCTGAAGGAGCACGGCTACAAGATCGTGCATGTGGTGCCGGCCGGCGAGGTCGCCACCGCGCCCCGGCCGTGA
- a CDS encoding exopolysaccharide biosynthesis polyprenyl glycosylphosphotransferase, producing MSEAGSYLDVKVRRLDRRVADRQVAEYVGGDRIADAAQRRDALLRHRNLIRLGLMTGAGVIDLLVIFAAALLAAAIRQGDLGSNNWMQSLGVLAPTYMLAAMTFGAYRMRRLSSFSRSLAIALAALGVATAFGLCAAFALQVGSQFSRLETAYMLLAAVGLLFVTRAIGVKLIRQAFRSVVEPTIIVLADRAEAHAGRVADSLTRHVDIRAVGLKPSLSDPAFFDRMANMVRDADRVVISLADAEERREWAEVMRISGVDAEIIADLGDVQPLALSDWQGRPTLVVSRGPLKLGERLAKRVFDLSVTLALLPIFGPVIAVFAVLVKLDSRGPAFFVQDRVGRNNRTYRCFKLRTMRADLADANGGVSASREDRRVTRLGKFLRQSSIDELPQLINVLTGDMSLVGPRPHALGSRAEGALFWELVPTYWSRHSMKPGVTGLAQVRGLRGATHVRADIEHRVAADLEYINNWSLWLDLKIVVRTMMVVFHRNAY from the coding sequence ATGAGCGAAGCGGGTAGCTACTTGGACGTAAAAGTGCGCCGTCTGGACCGTAGGGTCGCGGATCGTCAGGTTGCCGAATATGTCGGTGGAGACCGCATCGCCGATGCCGCACAGCGGCGCGATGCATTGCTGCGCCATCGCAATCTGATCCGCCTCGGCCTGATGACCGGTGCCGGCGTCATCGATCTGCTTGTCATTTTCGCGGCCGCCCTGCTCGCCGCGGCGATCCGCCAGGGCGATCTCGGCTCCAATAACTGGATGCAGAGCCTCGGTGTGCTGGCACCGACATATATGCTGGCGGCGATGACGTTCGGCGCCTATCGCATGCGCCGGCTGTCCTCCTTCAGCCGTTCCCTTGCCATCGCGCTGGCAGCGCTCGGCGTTGCAACGGCGTTCGGCCTTTGCGCCGCGTTCGCCCTGCAGGTCGGCTCGCAATTCTCCCGCCTCGAGACCGCCTACATGCTGCTCGCCGCGGTCGGCCTGCTGTTCGTCACCCGGGCCATCGGCGTGAAGCTGATCCGTCAGGCCTTCCGTAGCGTGGTCGAGCCCACCATCATCGTGCTCGCCGACCGGGCGGAAGCCCATGCCGGCCGCGTCGCTGACAGCCTGACCCGGCATGTCGACATTCGCGCCGTCGGGCTGAAGCCGTCGCTCAGCGATCCGGCCTTCTTCGATCGCATGGCCAATATGGTCCGCGATGCCGACCGCGTGGTGATCTCGCTCGCCGATGCCGAGGAGCGCCGCGAATGGGCGGAAGTGATGCGCATCAGCGGCGTCGATGCGGAGATCATCGCCGATCTCGGTGACGTGCAGCCGCTGGCGCTCTCCGACTGGCAGGGGCGCCCGACCCTGGTGGTCTCGCGTGGCCCGCTCAAGCTTGGCGAACGTCTGGCCAAGCGCGTCTTCGACCTTTCGGTAACGCTCGCTTTACTGCCGATATTCGGCCCGGTGATCGCGGTGTTCGCGGTGCTGGTGAAGCTCGACTCCCGCGGCCCGGCCTTCTTCGTGCAGGACCGTGTCGGCCGCAATAACCGCACCTATCGCTGCTTCAAGCTGCGCACCATGCGTGCCGACCTGGCCGACGCCAATGGCGGCGTCTCGGCCTCGCGCGAAGACCGCCGGGTGACGCGGCTCGGCAAGTTCCTGCGGCAGAGCAGCATTGACGAGCTGCCGCAGCTCATCAATGTGCTCACCGGCGACATGAGCCTCGTCGGTCCGCGCCCGCATGCGCTCGGCTCGCGGGCCGAAGGGGCGCTGTTCTGGGAACTGGTGCCGACCTACTGGTCGCGCCACAGCATGAAGCCCGGCGTCACCGGCCTTGCCCAGGTGCGCGGACTGCGCGGCGCCACCCATGTGCGCGCCGACATCGAGCATCGCGTCGCCGCCGACCTCGAATACATTAATAATTGGTCGCTCTGGCTCGATCTCAAGATCGTTGTGCGCACCATGATGGTAGTTTTCCACCGCAACGCTTATTGA
- a CDS encoding RluA family pseudouridine synthase, protein MAVETHQVDRDEEGMRLDRWFKTHYPDLAFGHLQKLLRTGQVRVDGARAKTNTRLASGQSVRIPPLEGGVSRAAGQTDWEKLDRAAAKSPAAKAGGPAPMAGERTIAAPAVRRPVDDDKDAAFLKSITLYEDRDVMVLNKPYGLAVQGGSGTYRHVDGLMESLRTEEGVKPRLVHRIDKDTSGILLVARSRLAAATLAKTFRSRAARKVYWALVPGVPRPRQGRISTYLAKDDAAERMRVARHGEDEASHAVTYYAVVDQAGQKLTWLSLKPVTGRTHQLRAHTAHIGHPIVGDPKYFDIENWPLPGGLQNRLHLLARRLVIPHPREGQPLLDVSAPLPQHMAQSWNVLGFDAAQYDPIVDSPEN, encoded by the coding sequence ATGGCCGTCGAGACGCATCAGGTTGACCGGGACGAGGAGGGCATGCGCCTCGACCGCTGGTTCAAGACCCATTACCCGGACCTTGCCTTCGGGCATCTGCAGAAGCTGCTGCGTACCGGGCAGGTACGGGTCGACGGTGCGCGCGCCAAGACCAATACGCGGCTCGCCAGCGGCCAGAGCGTGCGCATCCCCCCGCTCGAAGGCGGCGTCTCGCGCGCTGCCGGGCAGACCGACTGGGAAAAGCTCGACCGCGCTGCAGCGAAATCGCCTGCGGCCAAAGCGGGTGGGCCCGCGCCCATGGCCGGCGAGCGCACGATTGCGGCGCCTGCGGTGCGGCGACCGGTGGACGACGACAAGGACGCCGCTTTCCTGAAGTCGATCACGCTCTATGAGGATCGTGACGTCATGGTGCTGAACAAGCCCTATGGCCTCGCGGTGCAGGGCGGCTCCGGCACCTATCGTCATGTCGACGGCCTGATGGAGTCGCTGCGTACCGAAGAGGGGGTGAAGCCCCGTCTTGTGCACCGCATCGACAAGGACACCTCGGGCATCCTGCTGGTGGCGCGCTCGCGCCTGGCGGCCGCCACACTCGCCAAGACCTTCCGCTCGCGCGCCGCGCGCAAGGTCTATTGGGCGCTGGTGCCCGGCGTGCCGAGGCCACGGCAGGGCCGTATTTCCACCTATCTCGCCAAGGATGATGCTGCTGAGCGCATGCGGGTCGCCCGCCATGGCGAGGACGAGGCGAGCCATGCGGTCACCTACTACGCCGTCGTCGACCAGGCGGGGCAGAAGCTTACCTGGCTGTCGCTGAAGCCGGTGACCGGGCGCACCCATCAACTGCGCGCGCACACCGCCCATATTGGTCATCCGATCGTCGGCGATCCGAAGTATTTCGATATCGAGAACTGGCCGCTGCCCGGCGGCCTGCAGAATCGCCTGCACCTGCTGGCGCGTCGGCTGGTGATCCCGCATCCGCGCGAGGGCCAGCCTTTGCTCGACGTGTCGGCACCGCTGCCTCAGCATATGGCACAAAGCTGGAATGTGCTCGGTTTTGATGCAGCGCAATATGACCCTATTGTCGATTCCCCGGAGAATTAG